A single window of Pseudomonas benzenivorans DNA harbors:
- a CDS encoding ABC transporter ATP-binding protein, whose protein sequence is MAEATPALEIRNLHKRYGDLEVLKGISLTAQDGDVISILGSSGSGKSTFLRCINLLENPNQGQILVAGEELKLKPGKQGDLVAADSKQINRLRSELGFVFQNFNLWPHMSVLDNIIEAPRRVLGLSKAEATERAEALLAKVGIADKRHVYPNQLSGGQQQRAAIARTLCMEPKVILFDEPTSALDPEMVQEVLNVIRALAEEGRTMLLVTHEMNFARQVSSEVVFLHQGLVEEQGPPQQVFDNPKSARCKQFMSSNH, encoded by the coding sequence ATGGCCGAGGCCACGCCCGCGCTGGAAATCCGCAATCTGCACAAACGCTACGGCGACCTTGAGGTGCTCAAGGGCATCTCCCTCACGGCGCAAGATGGCGACGTGATTTCCATCCTTGGCTCCTCCGGCTCCGGCAAGTCGACCTTCCTGCGCTGCATCAACCTGCTGGAGAACCCCAATCAGGGGCAGATCCTCGTGGCGGGTGAAGAGCTCAAGCTCAAGCCTGGCAAACAGGGGGACCTGGTTGCTGCGGACAGCAAGCAGATCAACCGCCTGCGCAGCGAGCTGGGCTTCGTCTTCCAGAATTTCAACCTGTGGCCGCACATGAGCGTGCTCGACAACATCATCGAGGCGCCGCGCCGGGTACTGGGCCTGAGCAAGGCCGAGGCCACCGAGCGGGCCGAGGCCCTGCTGGCCAAGGTCGGCATCGCCGACAAGCGCCACGTCTACCCGAACCAGCTGTCCGGCGGCCAGCAGCAGCGCGCGGCGATCGCCCGCACCCTGTGCATGGAGCCCAAGGTGATCCTGTTCGACGAGCCGACCTCGGCCCTCGACCCGGAGATGGTCCAGGAAGTGCTCAACGTGATCCGCGCGCTTGCTGAAGAAGGTCGCACTATGCTGCTGGTGACCCACGAGATGAACTTTGCCCGCCAGGTGTCCAGCGAAGTGGTGTTTCTCCACCAGGGCCTGGTCGAAGAACAGGGTCCACCCCAACAGGTGTTCGACAACCCGAAGTCGGCGCGCTGCAAACAGTTCATGTCCAGCAATCACTAA
- a CDS encoding ABC transporter substrate-binding protein, whose protein sequence is MQKYKKILLAAAATLAFGTSAVAADKLKIGTEGAYPPFNLIDSSGQVVGFDVEIAQALCAKMQAECEVVTSDWDGIIPALNAKKFDFLVASMSITEERQQAVDFTEPYYTNKLQFIAPKGSEFKTDEASLKGKVIGAQRATIAGTWLEDNLDDVVDIKLYDTQENAYLDLSSGRLDGVLADTFVNWEWLKSDAGKGFEFKGEPVFDNDKIGIAVRKGDPLREKLNAALKEIVADGTYKQINDKYFPFSIY, encoded by the coding sequence ATGCAGAAATATAAGAAGATCCTGCTGGCTGCGGCCGCCACCCTGGCCTTCGGCACCAGCGCCGTGGCCGCCGACAAGCTGAAGATCGGCACCGAAGGCGCCTACCCACCGTTCAACCTGATCGACTCCAGCGGCCAGGTGGTCGGCTTCGACGTGGAAATTGCCCAGGCCCTGTGCGCCAAGATGCAGGCTGAGTGCGAAGTGGTCACCTCCGACTGGGACGGCATCATCCCGGCGCTGAACGCCAAGAAATTCGACTTCCTGGTCGCCTCCATGTCGATTACCGAGGAACGCCAGCAGGCGGTGGACTTCACCGAGCCGTACTACACCAACAAGCTGCAGTTCATCGCGCCCAAAGGCAGCGAGTTCAAGACCGACGAAGCCAGCCTCAAGGGCAAGGTGATCGGCGCCCAGCGCGCGACCATCGCCGGCACCTGGCTGGAAGACAACCTCGATGACGTGGTCGACATCAAGCTGTACGACACCCAGGAGAACGCCTACCTGGACCTCTCCTCCGGCCGCCTCGACGGCGTGCTGGCCGACACCTTCGTCAACTGGGAATGGCTCAAGAGCGACGCCGGCAAGGGCTTCGAGTTCAAGGGCGAGCCGGTGTTCGACAACGACAAGATCGGCATCGCCGTGCGCAAGGGTGACCCGCTGCGCGAGAAGCTCAACGCCGCGCTGAAGGAAATCGTTGCCGACGGCACCTACAAGCAGATCAACGACAAGTACTTCCCGTTCAGCATCTACTGA
- a CDS encoding ABC transporter permease, translating into MTLDLYGFGPALAAGTLMTIKLALSALCLGLVLGLLGAMAKTSPYKPLQWLGGTYSTIVRGVPELLWVLLIYFGTVNLMRELADLLGMESLELSPFAAGSIALALCFGAYATEVFRGAILAIPKGHREAGQALGLSRPRIFWRLILPQMWRIALPGLGNLFMILMKDTALVSVIGLEEIMRRSQIAVTSSKEPFTFFLVAALIYLGLTILAMIGLHFLEKRASRGFVRSAA; encoded by the coding sequence ATGACCCTAGACCTCTACGGATTCGGCCCGGCCCTGGCCGCCGGCACCCTGATGACCATCAAGCTGGCGCTCAGCGCGCTGTGCCTGGGTCTGGTGCTCGGCCTGCTCGGCGCCATGGCCAAGACCTCGCCGTACAAGCCGCTGCAATGGCTCGGCGGCACTTATTCGACCATCGTGCGCGGCGTCCCCGAGCTGCTCTGGGTACTGCTGATCTATTTCGGCACGGTCAACCTGATGCGCGAGCTGGCCGACCTGCTCGGCATGGAAAGCCTGGAGCTGTCGCCCTTCGCCGCCGGCAGTATCGCCCTCGCCCTGTGTTTCGGCGCCTACGCCACCGAGGTATTCCGCGGTGCCATTCTGGCCATCCCCAAGGGCCATCGCGAAGCCGGCCAGGCCCTCGGCCTGTCCAGGCCGCGAATCTTCTGGCGCCTGATCCTGCCGCAGATGTGGCGCATCGCCCTGCCGGGCCTGGGCAACCTGTTCATGATCCTGATGAAGGACACCGCCCTGGTCTCGGTGATCGGCCTGGAGGAGATCATGCGTCGCTCGCAGATCGCCGTGACCTCGAGCAAGGAACCCTTCACCTTCTTCCTGGTGGCCGCGCTGATCTACCTCGGCCTGACCATCCTCGCCATGATCGGCCTGCACTTCCTCGAGAAGCGTGCCAGC